The following coding sequences are from one Hippopotamus amphibius kiboko isolate mHipAmp2 chromosome 9, mHipAmp2.hap2, whole genome shotgun sequence window:
- the LOC130860896 gene encoding upstream-binding factor 1-like protein 1: MVLPKGQDDWSKEDIVKLLECMEDNIPSNDRHTFKTTQSLMDWEKVAFKHFSGEMCKLKWLEISYSLRKFRTLEELVVEAKENVNNPHKSRKLEKHPDLPKKPLTAYLRFFKEMRPQYTQKHPKLSNQELTKVLSEEYKKMPEELKLKYSQDFLKEKQEFEEKMALFREQHPDLVLNSKKSHVPKRSQIKVPKKFQGNVQKVKSPPENNSSMERRFHGEPKKPPMNGYHKFHQDLWSSRELKGLPPRERMVELSRRWQRVPQDQKEHYKKQAEALQKQYKVDLDLWFRSLSPEEYAAYREATYTKRKNMSVTGDPNPKVRRMDLQSPSLGNLQGGLEMEQGPQDPETESSDKIGEHSPASWRSEENKEEEEGSNPSDHSSGDEEDDCESEDSDSSSSSSGDSSDSDSS; this comes from the coding sequence ATGGTGTTGCCTAAAGGCCAAGATGACTGGTCCAAAGAAGACATTGTGAAGTTACTGGAATGTATGGAAGATAACATTCCATCCAATGACAGGCACACGTTCAAAACAACCCAGTCACTGATGGACTGGGAAAAAGtagcttttaaacatttttctgggGAAATGTGCAAACTCAAATGGTTAGAGATTTCTTATAGCTTGAGAAAGTTTCGCACTTTGGAAGAATTAGTCGTGGAAGCTAAGGAAAATGTTAACAATCCTCACAAAAGCAGAAAACTTGAGAAGCATCCTGATTTACCCAAGAAGCCCCTGACAGCTTACCTCCGCTTTTTCAAGGAGATGCGACCCCAGTACACCCAAAAACACCCTAAGCTGAGCAACCAGGAGCTGACCAAGGTTCTGTCTGAGGAATACAAGAAGATGCCGGAGGAGCTGAAGCTGAAATACAGTCAGGATTTCCTGAAGGAGAAACAGGAGTTTGAGGAGAAAATGGCTCTATTCAGGGAACAGCACCCTGATCTAGTCCTGAACTCTAAGAAATCGCATGTCCCCAAAAGAAGCCAAATCAAAGTGCCAAAGAAGTTTCAGGGAAATGTACAGAAAGTGAAGTCTCCCCCAGAAAACAATTCATCCATGGAGAGGAGATTCCACGGAGAGCCCAAGAAGCCACCTATGAATGGCTATCACAAGTTCCACCAGGATTTGTGGTCGAGTAGGGAGCTGAAAGGGCTGCCCCCGAGGGAGCGCATGGTGGAGCTGAGTAGACGCTGGCAGCGTGTCCCACAGGACCAGAAAGAGCATTATAAGAAGCAGGCTGAGGCACTGCAGAAACAGTACAAGGTGGACCTGGATCTCTGGTTCAGGAGTCTGTCTCCTGAAGAATACGCTGCTTACAGAGAGGCAACCTATACGAAGCGTAAGAACATGAGCGTGACGGGGGACCCAAACCCCAAGGTTAGAAGGATGGATCTGCAGTCCCCATCATTAGGGAATCTGCAGGGAGGGCTGGAAATGGAGCAGGGACCTCAGGATCCAGAGACAGAATCATCAGACAAAATTGGAGAACATTCTCCTGCTTCATGGAGatcagaagaaaataaggaagaggaggaaggcagcAACCCCTCAGACCACAGCAGTGGGGATGAAGAGGACGACTGTGAGTCTGAGGACAGTGACTCCAGCTCATCTTCCTCTGGGGACTCCTCTGACTCAGATTCCAGCTGA